A window of the Oryza brachyantha chromosome 5, ObraRS2, whole genome shotgun sequence genome harbors these coding sequences:
- the LOC102716873 gene encoding protein LURP-one-related 8-like — MTKVHPGVAAVAAAAAAVEEGKGEAVSLTVWRRSLLFNGKGFTVFDGAGNLVFRVESYAGGSSREVVLMDADGRALLTIRRKKLSLADEWLIYDGDAASPAAPAPKRFTARRHVSLRPSKSLAHLSPARASSAGAAAAPSACRYDVEGSYAGRCLDVFASPSAGEQQRRRRRVAAVCRKEAAVGPDVFRLVVEPGFEPALAMAVVILLDQMHAS; from the exons ATGACCAAGGTGCACCCAGGcgtcgcggcggtggccgccgccgcggctgcggtggaggaggggaagggggaggcGGTGTCGCTGACGGTGTGGCGGCGGTCGCTGCTGTTCAACGGGAAGGGGTTCACGGTGTTCGACGGCGCCGGGAACCTCGTGTTCCGCGTCGAGAGCTACGCCGGGGGCTCGTCCAGGGAGGTGGTGCTCATGGACGCCGACGGGCGCGCCCTCCTCACCATCCGCCGCAAG AAGCTGAGCTTGGCCGACGAGTGGCTCATctacgacggcgacgcggcgtcgccggcggcgccggcgccgaagaGGTTCACGGCGCGGCGCCACGTCAGCCTGCGCCCGAGCAAGTCCCTCGCCCACCtctcgccggcgcgggcgtcgTCCGCcggggccgccgcggcgccgagcGCCTGCCGGTACGACGTGGAGGGCTCGTAcgccggccgctgcctcgACGTGttcgcctccccctccgccggcgagcagcagcggcggcggcggcgcgtggcggcggtgtgCAGGAAGGAGGCCGCCGTCGGGCCGGACGTGTTCCGGCTGGTGGTGGAGCCGGGCTTCGAGCCGGCGCTCGCCATGGccgtcgtcatcctcctcgaccagatgcacgCGTCGTGA